Proteins encoded in a region of the Panicum hallii strain FIL2 chromosome 3, PHallii_v3.1, whole genome shotgun sequence genome:
- the LOC112887619 gene encoding uncharacterized protein LOC112887619: MAAASSNDVKARNVVVKSEPADVEHAQDPALPFGSFGDEVAEDEHGDSTECSSSFGDSGCGSDDDTESDAGIMEVESPLYSQINGHDTPAVSHIVRKKKVTSDWRKFIGPERWRCQWLELRMNDLLSQVAKYDKELALIDREKYLQLEMVKADRCKSELQELDLPNYEIMMRRKRKRYEGSTDTSAYIKKHQIFSYYNHESKKSRTENERIGADNEPLVIDDYNILDVEDNKSSFCSNDTMLESKETNVVLEQHSLRKILLAIECIQTRIIDLQSDLSEAYNKIGHPQKSQKKKNSHDLHKKKNVATPYGYGTTEQDKDDITLEMLFGVNSSLLDHDMEGICKEGVDDVLIDNEAAIEEDFWQFERIKKTTETYSKPIINVAEVPIVKLVKKRGPKPKKKRGSAKPIEDQIKRSKRKNKETGLNYPNTGNTMFVAVDTRKSQRVRKSKIF; the protein is encoded by the exons ATGGCGGCAGCTTCTAGCAACGATGTCAAGGCACGCAATGTAGTTGTCAAATCCGAACCTGCGGATGTGGAACATGCCCAGGATCCGGCGCTCCCATTTGGTTCGTTCGGAGACGAGGTGGCTGAAGATGAGCACGGGGATAGCACGGAGTGCTCGAGCTCGTTTGGGGATTCTGGCTGTGGTTCTGATGATGACACGGAATCAGATGCAGGCATCATGGAAGTGGAGTCACCCCTTTATTCTCAGATCAATGGACATGATACCCCCGCCGTGTCACATATTGTCAG AAAGAAAAAGGTGACATCCGATTGGAGGAAGTTTATTGGCCCAGAAAGGTGGCGGTGTCAATGGTTGGAGCTGCGTATGAATGATCTTTTGTCGCAAGTAGCAAAATATGATAAGGAACTTGCTTTAATTGATCGTGAAAAGTATCTGCAGTTGGAGATGGTTAAAGCAGATAGATGCAAATCAGAATTACAGGAGTTAGACCTTCCCAATTATGAAATTATGatgaggaggaaaagaaaaagatatGAAGGTAGTACAGACACATCGGCGTACATCAAGAAGCATCAAATATTTTCCTATTACAATCATG AAAGCAAAAAGAGTAGAACAGAAAATGAAAGAATTGGAGCTGACAATGAGCCTTTGGTTATTGATGACTATAATATCTTAG ATGTTGAGGACAACAAAAGCAGTTTTTGTTCAAATGATACAATGTTAGAATCAAAGGAAACAAATGTTGTCCTAGAACAACATTCTTTGAGAAAAATTCTTTTGGCAATTGAATGTATCCAAACTCGTATCATTGATCTTCAAAGTGATCTCAGCGAGGCTTACAATAAAATAGGTCATCCTCAAAAGtctcagaaaaagaaaaattcACATGATTTGCATAAAAAGAAGAATGTAGCTACACCATATGGATATGGTACAACAGAACAAGATAAAGATGATATTACTCTTGAGATGCTATTTGGTGTAAATAGTTCTCTACTTGATCACGATATGGAAGGCATATGCAAAGAA GGTGTTGATGATGTTCTTATAGACAATGAGGCAGCTATTGAAGAAGATTTTTGGCAGTTTGAGAGGATTAAGAAGACAACTGAAACATATTCAAAGCCAATTATAAATGTAGCTGAAGTCCCAATTGTGAAGCTTGTAAAGAAAAGAGGGCCAAAGCCAAAGAAGAAACGTGGGAGTGCTAAGCCTATAGAGGATCAAATCAAAAGATCAAAGAGAAAAAATAAGGAGACAGGCTTGAACTATCCAAACACTGGAAATACTATGTTTGTAGCTGTGGACACCAGAAAAAGTCAAAGAGTACGGAAATCTAAAATTTTTTGA
- the LOC112883883 gene encoding phytochrome A-associated F-box protein, with protein sequence MGGHQAEEGGGARPPKRAPRAGAGAETASSLSALADDVLLQILGRLERDPRDWARASCASPRLAALLRAACLPPRLSRALPAELLPAPAPDGAPAAWAALHKLSVCCPGLLRAGVLLEPTDDFGLELDIGPDIPFRAPAPADDAAAVEGLEATATSRDRSGHVAAAAVAPLAHGAGDSSDAAAGAAWSLYDDLYLDAAYDCSSEPQIPPAAAAPDPAPPPAAPAIREVEEEDEATATNASCEGVARRGVVAGSRRHPRRWLGTVGAHLASGSWTLSREQGNKLLASRFRGDQLYLCDWPGCVHAEERRKYMVFRGVFHNFARSQVRRALRDMRRPTIAVDCVFCGSKEAWDLYSAFCLRSFYGYHDDGEPVVRAYVCQNGHVAGAWTERPLYS encoded by the coding sequence ATGGGCGGGCACCAGGCGGAGGAGGGCGGGGGCGCGCGCCCTCCCAAGAGGGCGCCGCGCGCGGGGGCCGGGGCCGAGACGGCGTCGTCGCTGTCGGCGCTGGCGGACGACGTGCTGCTCCAGATCCTGGGGCGGCTCGAGCGCGACCCGCGGGACTGGGCGCGGGCGTCGTGCGCGtccccgcgcctcgccgcgctgcTCCGCGCCGCCTGCCTCCCGCCGCGCCTGTCGCGGGCGCTCCCCGCGGAGCTGCTCCCTGCGCCGGCCCCCGACGGGGCGCCCGCGGCCTGGGCCGCGCTGCACAAGCTCTCCGTCTGCTGCCCGGGCCTTCTCCGCGCCGGCGTGCTCCTCGAGCCCACCGACGACTTCGGCCTCGAGCTCGACATCGGGCCCGACATCCCCTtccgcgcccccgcccctgcagacgacgccgccgccgtcgaggggCTCGAGGCCACGGCCACGTCTCGCGACCGCAGTGGCCACGTtgcggccgccgccgttgcccctCTCGCACACGGCGCCGGCGACTCCAGCGACGCCGCCGCGGGGGCCGCGTGGTCGCTCTACGACGACCTGTACCTGGACGCGGCCTACGACTGCTCGTCCGAGCCGCAGATCCCGCCTGCGGCCGCGGCCCCGgaccccgccccgcccccggccgcgccggcgATCCGCGAGGTGGAGGAAGAGGACGAAGCCACCGCCACCAATGCATCCTGCGAGGGCGTCGCCCGGCGCGGCGTGGTGGCCGGGAGCCGTCGGCACCCGCGGCGGTGGCTGGGCACGGTGGGCGCGCACCTGGCGTCGGGGTCCTGGACGCTGAGCCGGGAGCAGGGGAACAAGCTCCTGGCCAGCCGCTTCCGCGGCGACCAGCTGTACCTCTGCGACTGGCCCGGGTGCGTGCACGCCGAGGAGCGCCGCAAGTACATGGTCTTCCGCGGCGTGTTCCACAACTTCGCCCGCTCCCAGGTGCGCCGCGCGCTCAGGGACATGCGCCGCCCCACCATAGCCGTCGACTGCGTCTTCTGCGGCAGCAAGGAAGCGTGGGACCTCTACTCCGCCTTCTGCCTCCGCAGTTTCTACGGCTACCACGACGACGGCGAGCCCGTCGTGCGCGCCTACGTCTGCCAGAACGGCCACGTGGCCGGCGCTTGGACCGAGCGCCCTCTCTACTCCTGA
- the LOC112885346 gene encoding uncharacterized protein LOC112885346, protein MDVALPHARACLPLSLTPPTVPRPTLSPTLSPAAPLPLVSPANAPASSATPRHPISDPQPPRPYLLHTPRPCLLRRRGTTCSARTCPAVCNSDRRELLRLNPPGRLQLQPRHEVVLLLHATPPPRHSFAPASSAAALIRPRASAVNREMSICALAVASRQLAPEFKDAAMKRAEMHHKRCYQ, encoded by the exons ATGGAT GTTGCACTCCCACATGCTCGGGCCtgcctccccctctccctcacgCCTCCAACGGTTCCCCGCCCGACGCTCTCCCCCACCCTCTCCCCCGCGGCTCCCCTCCCCCTTGTGTCCCCCGCCAAcgcccctgcctcctccgccacccCGCGCCACCCCATCTCCGATCCGCAGCCCCCGCGCCCCTACCTCCTCCACACTCCGCGACcctgcctcctccgccgccgtggcaCGACGTGCTCCGCCCGAACCTGCCCGGCCGTCTGCAACTCCGACCGCCGCGAACTGCTCCGCTTGAACCCGCCCGGTCGCCTGCAACTCCAACCGCGCCACGAGGTCGTACTCCTCCTCCACGCCACTCCTCCGCCGCGTCACTCCTTCgcccccgcctcctccgccgcggcaCTCATCCGCCCCCGCGCCTCCGCCGTGAACCGCGAGATGAGCATCTGTGCATTGGCAGTTGCATCTCGTCAACTAGCTCCTGAG TTCAAGGATGCTGCAATGAAACGGGCAGAGATGCACCACAAACGCTGTTATCAATGA